One window of the Streptomyces sp. NBC_00259 genome contains the following:
- a CDS encoding serine hydrolase domain-containing protein: MTDTGARIEGHCDARFSAVRTAFEENFRERGELGAAVTVRSGGETVVDLWGGWADAARSRPWQRDTVVNVWSTTKGPTALCAHLLADRGLLDLDAPVASYWPEFAAAGKDTLPVRHLLSHRAGLAALREPHTLAELCDWELTVSRLAATEPWWEPGTRSGYHAMTYGFLVGEVVRRITGLLPGEFLHREVTGPCGIDFTIGLPEKESGRAAELVHPPVATDSEQAAIFAQLQPVAVAALTNPVVGAAGANSPQWRAAEIPAANGHGTARAVAELYGVFASGGLLGEHRVLSAAAAERVREGQGACRDLVLGAGFAHETEIGLGLWLSGPNASYGPNPRAFGHDGYGGSCGLADPEAGVSMGYVMNRMGSRIADDPRKMALVDAVYSAM; the protein is encoded by the coding sequence ATGACCGACACCGGGGCACGGATCGAGGGCCACTGCGACGCGCGGTTCTCCGCGGTCCGCACCGCTTTCGAGGAGAACTTCCGTGAGCGCGGCGAGCTGGGCGCCGCCGTCACCGTCCGGTCGGGCGGCGAGACCGTCGTCGACCTGTGGGGCGGCTGGGCCGACGCCGCCCGCAGCCGGCCCTGGCAGCGGGACACCGTGGTCAACGTGTGGTCGACGACCAAGGGACCGACCGCGCTGTGCGCGCACCTCCTGGCCGACCGAGGTCTGCTCGACCTGGACGCCCCGGTCGCCTCGTACTGGCCGGAGTTCGCCGCCGCCGGCAAGGACACCCTTCCCGTCCGCCACCTCCTCTCGCACCGCGCGGGACTCGCCGCTCTGCGTGAGCCGCACACGCTCGCCGAGCTCTGCGACTGGGAGTTGACGGTGTCCCGGCTGGCCGCGACGGAGCCCTGGTGGGAGCCGGGGACGCGGTCCGGCTACCACGCGATGACGTACGGCTTCCTGGTCGGCGAGGTGGTGCGGCGCATCACGGGACTGCTGCCGGGCGAGTTCCTGCACCGGGAGGTGACGGGGCCCTGCGGCATCGACTTCACGATCGGGCTGCCCGAGAAGGAGTCCGGCCGCGCCGCTGAGCTGGTGCATCCGCCGGTCGCGACGGACAGCGAACAGGCCGCGATCTTCGCGCAGTTGCAGCCGGTCGCGGTCGCCGCGCTCACCAACCCCGTCGTCGGCGCGGCCGGGGCGAACAGCCCGCAGTGGCGGGCGGCCGAGATCCCGGCGGCCAACGGCCACGGCACCGCCCGCGCGGTCGCCGAGCTGTACGGCGTCTTCGCCTCGGGCGGTCTGCTCGGAGAGCACCGCGTGCTGTCCGCGGCCGCCGCCGAGCGGGTCCGCGAGGGCCAGGGCGCCTGCCGGGACCTCGTCCTCGGCGCGGGCTTCGCCCATGAGACCGAGATCGGACTGGGCCTGTGGCTGAGCGGCCCGAACGCGTCGTACGGACCCAACCCGCGCGCCTTCGGCCATGACGGCTACGGCGGTTCCTGCGGGCTCGCGGACCCGGAGGCGGGCGTGTCGATGGGGTACGTCATGAACCGCATGGGCTCACGTATCGCCGACGATCCGCGCAAGATGGCCCTGGTCGACGCGGTGTACAGCGCCATGTGA
- a CDS encoding cupin domain-containing protein, with product MTSHVRTPDGLLVPKGHGRTLRAAAQQVTFKVTGDMSRVSSSFEVVVPPGFDVGAHVHARSEELFYVLEGELDMLAFEPRVRSGDDWRHWESRSGRRSVRAGPGTVVVVPPGCPHAFANRTGEPARMFFQASPPPDHERYFEELIEILDAGGPPDHEAIAELRARYDIEQLTPLRHEA from the coding sequence GTGACCTCGCACGTCAGGACGCCGGACGGGCTGCTGGTGCCGAAGGGTCACGGCCGTACGCTGCGCGCGGCGGCCCAGCAGGTGACGTTCAAGGTCACCGGTGACATGTCACGTGTGTCGTCCAGCTTCGAAGTCGTCGTCCCTCCCGGGTTCGACGTCGGGGCCCATGTGCACGCGCGGAGCGAGGAGCTCTTCTACGTACTCGAAGGGGAGCTGGACATGCTCGCCTTCGAGCCGCGCGTGCGCAGCGGCGACGACTGGCGGCACTGGGAGTCCCGGTCCGGCCGGCGCTCGGTCCGCGCCGGTCCTGGCACGGTCGTCGTCGTGCCGCCCGGCTGTCCGCACGCGTTCGCCAACCGGACCGGCGAACCGGCGAGGATGTTCTTCCAGGCCTCTCCCCCGCCCGACCACGAGCGGTACTTCGAGGAACTGATCGAGATCCTCGATGCGGGCGGCCCGCCCGATCACGAGGCGATCGCCGAACTGCGGGCCCGCTACGACATCGAGCAGCTCACGCCGCTGCGCCACGAGGCGTGA
- a CDS encoding cytochrome P450 translates to MRNETTTKGPGATQAGCPAEAAGTSGAGTTATTSTLPATTGAADGGPSVHFWPVSDLTGVDFDPDLAALMREGPLTRIRLPNGEGWAWLATRYDDVRMVTNDPRFSRKAVVGNDVTRLAPHFIPVDGAVGFEDPPDHTRLRRSVAAAFTTRAMDRLRGRAQDMLDGLVDGVLRDGPPADLVERVLAPFPLAVVCELMGVPERDRPRMHEWTALILSSSHGAERSEQARTAMCDYFAELLKQRRGTGGEDVTGLLGTAVADGEITESEAVGLALLVQIGGEAVTNNTGNMAYILLTRPELHARLRREPGLRTSAMDELLRWIPHRNGVGLCRIATEDLTVAGQDVRKGEAVYVSYLAANRDPDVFPDPEEIRLDRSPNPHVSFGYGPHYCIGGLLARLETELIFSALIDRFPGMRLAVPSEELRWRPGALIRGPEGLPVIW, encoded by the coding sequence ATGCGGAACGAGACCACCACCAAGGGTCCCGGGGCCACGCAGGCAGGCTGCCCGGCGGAGGCGGCCGGGACATCTGGGGCAGGGACCACGGCGACCACCTCGACCCTTCCGGCCACGACCGGCGCGGCCGACGGCGGCCCGTCGGTGCACTTCTGGCCGGTGAGTGACCTGACCGGGGTCGACTTCGACCCCGACCTCGCCGCGCTGATGCGGGAGGGTCCGCTGACCCGGATCCGGCTCCCCAACGGCGAGGGCTGGGCCTGGCTGGCGACGCGCTACGACGACGTGCGGATGGTGACGAACGATCCACGCTTCAGCCGCAAGGCGGTCGTCGGGAACGATGTCACGCGCCTGGCACCGCACTTCATACCCGTGGACGGCGCCGTCGGCTTCGAGGACCCGCCCGACCACACCCGGCTGCGCCGCTCGGTCGCGGCCGCGTTCACCACCCGCGCGATGGACCGGCTGCGCGGGCGGGCCCAGGACATGCTCGACGGACTCGTCGACGGTGTCCTGCGCGACGGACCGCCCGCCGACCTCGTCGAGCGTGTCCTCGCGCCGTTCCCGCTGGCCGTCGTCTGCGAACTCATGGGCGTGCCCGAGAGGGACCGGCCGAGGATGCACGAGTGGACCGCGCTCATCCTGTCCTCCTCCCACGGCGCGGAGCGCAGCGAGCAGGCCAGGACCGCGATGTGCGACTACTTCGCCGAACTGCTGAAGCAGCGGCGGGGCACCGGCGGTGAGGATGTGACCGGGCTGCTCGGGACGGCCGTCGCGGACGGTGAGATCACCGAGTCGGAGGCGGTCGGCCTGGCGCTGCTCGTCCAGATCGGCGGCGAGGCGGTCACCAACAACACCGGAAACATGGCGTACATCCTCCTCACCCGCCCCGAACTGCACGCCCGGCTGCGCCGGGAGCCGGGGCTGCGGACCTCGGCCATGGACGAACTGCTGCGCTGGATACCGCACCGCAACGGCGTCGGACTGTGCCGGATCGCGACGGAGGACCTGACCGTCGCCGGCCAGGACGTCAGGAAGGGCGAGGCCGTCTACGTGTCGTATCTGGCGGCCAACCGCGACCCGGACGTCTTCCCGGACCCCGAGGAGATCCGTCTCGACCGGAGTCCCAACCCGCATGTGTCGTTCGGGTACGGTCCGCACTACTGCATCGGCGGCCTGCTCGCCCGGCTGGAGACGGAACTGATCTTCTCCGCCCTGATCGACCGGTTCCCGGGGATGCGCCTCGCCGTGCCGTCGGAGGAACTCCGCTGGCGGCCCGGCGCACTCATCCGGGGCCCCGAGGGATTGCCGGTGATCTGGTGA
- a CDS encoding type III polyketide synthase, with translation MATLCRPAVSVPEHVITMEQTLDLARSVHADHPQLDLALRLIRNTGVEKRHLLQPIEETLKHPGFEQRNAVYEYEAKARVPGVIEQALDDARLRPVDIDVIIYVSCTGFMMPSLTAWLINTMGFRTDARQVPIAQLGCAAGGAAVNRAHDFCTAYPEANALVVACEFCSLCYQPTDLDVGNLLSNGLFGDGLAAAVVRGRGGHGVVLERNGSFLVRDTEDWIAYDVRSTGFHFKLDRRVPGTMEPLAPALKDLAAEHGWDAASLDFYIIHAGGPRILDDLSKYLGVPPEAFRFSRATLTQYGNIASAVVLDALRRLFDEGAPDDMARGILAGFGPGITAEMSLGRWSTPEGALAREGALATEGR, from the coding sequence ATGGCCACTCTGTGCAGACCGGCAGTGTCCGTACCCGAGCACGTGATCACCATGGAGCAGACCCTTGACCTGGCGCGGTCCGTCCACGCGGACCATCCACAACTGGATCTGGCGCTGCGTCTGATCCGGAACACCGGCGTGGAGAAGAGGCATCTTCTGCAACCGATCGAGGAGACGCTGAAACACCCCGGTTTCGAACAGCGCAACGCCGTGTACGAATACGAGGCGAAGGCCCGGGTACCCGGGGTCATCGAGCAGGCGCTGGACGACGCGCGACTCCGTCCCGTCGACATAGACGTCATCATTTATGTGTCGTGCACCGGCTTCATGATGCCGTCGCTGACGGCCTGGCTGATCAACACCATGGGCTTTCGCACCGACGCGCGCCAGGTGCCGATCGCCCAGCTCGGCTGTGCGGCCGGGGGCGCGGCGGTCAACCGGGCACATGACTTCTGCACCGCCTACCCGGAGGCGAACGCGCTCGTCGTGGCCTGCGAGTTCTGCTCGCTGTGCTACCAGCCCACCGATCTGGACGTCGGCAATCTGCTCTCGAACGGGCTCTTCGGCGACGGTCTCGCCGCCGCCGTGGTGCGCGGCCGGGGCGGCCATGGCGTCGTGCTGGAGCGCAACGGCTCCTTCCTCGTCCGGGACACCGAGGACTGGATCGCCTACGACGTCCGCTCCACCGGATTCCACTTCAAGCTGGACCGGCGGGTGCCCGGCACCATGGAACCGCTGGCTCCGGCGCTGAAGGACCTCGCGGCGGAACACGGCTGGGACGCCGCCTCGCTGGACTTCTACATCATCCACGCGGGCGGGCCGCGCATCCTCGACGACCTCAGCAAGTATCTCGGGGTGCCCCCCGAGGCGTTCCGGTTCAGCCGGGCCACGCTCACCCAGTACGGCAACATCGCCAGCGCGGTCGTGCTGGACGCCCTGCGCAGGCTCTTCGACGAGGGGGCCCCGGACGACATGGCGCGGGGCATCCTCGCCGGCTTCGGCCCGGGCATCACCGCGGAGATGTCGCTGGGCCGCTGGAGCACGCCCGAGGGTGCCCTCGCCCGCGAAGGGGCGCTGGCGACGGAGGGGAGGTGA
- a CDS encoding cytochrome P450 — MTSEPETVATPGPGPQEDSTEAGSREDPAGPGPRGESAEAGPKEDEGDEDALFWSLDDLKALDFDPLLTTLLREEPVARIRLPFGEGTAWLVTRYDDVKQVTSDPRLSRRALAEREVTSGSPHAIAAKHAALNYTDPPHLNTLRRVVARAFTGRSMERLWPMARRRAESLLDGMERNGPPGDLMQHLHGPFPLSVVCDLLGLPEDERAGMTSWANVIMAPRLAPARSEEARATVRDVVVGLLDRRRTEPGEDLAGVLAAAVKDAEISDDEAVSLATAILVSGAHAVRNNSANMVYALLTHPEQLARLRAEPRMLPQAVEELLRYIPHRNGVGLPRIATEDLEVGGVRIRAGEAVYCSYLSANRDPAVFTDPHTLDLEREAVTHLSFGFGPHHCVGAMLARMESEVMIATLLDRYPRLALAVPPEEIAWEEGALIRGPKTLPVRW, encoded by the coding sequence ATGACGTCAGAACCCGAGACGGTGGCCACGCCCGGACCCGGTCCGCAGGAGGACTCGACCGAGGCCGGCTCGCGGGAGGACCCGGCCGGGCCCGGTCCGCGGGGGGAATCGGCCGAAGCCGGCCCGAAGGAGGACGAGGGCGACGAAGATGCCCTCTTCTGGAGCCTCGACGATCTGAAGGCGCTGGACTTCGACCCGCTTCTGACCACCCTGCTGCGCGAGGAGCCCGTCGCCCGTATCCGGCTTCCGTTCGGTGAGGGGACCGCCTGGCTCGTGACGCGCTACGACGATGTCAAGCAGGTCACGTCCGACCCGCGGCTCAGCCGCCGGGCCCTGGCGGAGCGCGAGGTGACGAGCGGCTCGCCGCACGCCATCGCCGCGAAGCACGCCGCCCTCAACTACACGGACCCCCCGCATCTGAACACCCTGCGCCGTGTCGTCGCCCGGGCCTTCACCGGCAGGAGCATGGAGCGGCTGTGGCCCATGGCCCGGCGAAGGGCCGAGTCCCTGCTGGACGGGATGGAGCGGAATGGTCCCCCGGGCGATCTGATGCAGCATCTGCACGGGCCCTTTCCGCTGTCGGTCGTCTGCGATCTGCTCGGGCTGCCCGAGGACGAACGCGCCGGGATGACCTCCTGGGCGAACGTCATCATGGCGCCGCGCCTGGCCCCGGCCCGCAGCGAGGAGGCCAGGGCGACGGTCCGTGACGTCGTCGTCGGGCTCCTCGACCGGCGGCGCACCGAGCCGGGGGAGGATCTCGCGGGAGTCCTCGCGGCCGCCGTCAAGGACGCCGAGATCAGCGACGACGAGGCCGTGTCGCTGGCGACGGCGATCCTCGTCAGCGGGGCGCACGCGGTGCGCAACAACAGCGCGAACATGGTGTACGCGCTGCTCACCCACCCCGAGCAGCTCGCGAGGCTGCGGGCCGAGCCCCGCATGCTGCCGCAGGCCGTCGAGGAACTGCTGCGCTACATCCCGCACCGCAACGGTGTGGGCCTGCCGCGGATCGCGACCGAGGACCTGGAGGTCGGCGGCGTACGCATCAGGGCGGGCGAGGCGGTGTACTGCTCGTACCTCTCCGCGAACCGGGACCCGGCGGTCTTCACCGACCCGCACACGCTCGACCTCGAACGTGAGGCCGTGACGCATCTGTCGTTCGGGTTCGGGCCGCACCACTGTGTGGGCGCGATGCTGGCCCGGATGGAGTCCGAGGTGATGATCGCGACGCTGCTGGACCGCTATCCGCGGCTCGCGCTCGCGGTGCCGCCCGAGGAGATCGCCTGGGAGGAGGGCGCGCTGATCCGCGGGCCCAAGACCCTTCCGGTGCGCTGGTGA
- a CDS encoding acyl-CoA carboxylase subunit epsilon, which produces MDVDLRIVHGAPDDEELAALMAVLTVLAHRRAAARATPGGGRPRRAHWDRTWGGGFQPCGSWRERDRTVMSFDPGSR; this is translated from the coding sequence ATGGACGTGGATCTGCGCATCGTGCACGGTGCACCGGACGACGAGGAACTGGCCGCCCTCATGGCGGTGCTGACCGTCCTCGCCCACCGCCGGGCCGCCGCCCGGGCCACGCCGGGCGGCGGCCGGCCCCGGCGCGCTCACTGGGACCGGACGTGGGGCGGCGGCTTCCAGCCGTGCGGCTCCTGGCGGGAGAGGGACAGGACGGTCATGTCGTTCGACCCGGGCAGCCGCTGA
- a CDS encoding SPFH domain-containing protein → MADITRRFGWRHLRSAPTVHVRHHRRGRLVHDGPGLSFWFRALTAAVSEVPVDDRELAVTFHARTSDFQDVSVQATVTYRISEPATAAARLDFSIDPDTGVWRGAPLEQISTLLTGTAQQHALDVLARTPLSAALADGVTAVRERISAGLGGEPRLGATGIEVVAVRVIALRPEPEVERALRTPAREQIQQEADRATYERRAVAVERERAIAENELASRIELARREERLVEQKGTNARREAEESAAADAVRAEAEAARTVRIAKAEATAAREVGEARAGAQAAWLRVHAETDPATLHALAVTRLAENLPRVDSITLSPDVLTGLLARLGGPGTATGTGTGTGTA, encoded by the coding sequence ATGGCCGACATCACCAGGCGCTTCGGCTGGCGCCATCTGCGCTCCGCACCCACCGTCCATGTCCGCCACCACCGGCGCGGCCGGCTCGTCCACGACGGCCCCGGCCTCAGCTTCTGGTTCCGGGCGCTGACCGCCGCCGTGTCCGAAGTACCCGTCGACGACCGGGAGCTGGCCGTCACGTTCCACGCCAGGACGTCGGACTTCCAGGACGTGTCGGTGCAGGCGACGGTGACGTACCGGATCAGCGAACCCGCCACCGCCGCCGCCCGCCTGGACTTCTCGATCGACCCGGACACCGGCGTCTGGCGCGGCGCCCCGCTGGAGCAGATCTCCACGCTGCTCACCGGGACCGCCCAGCAGCACGCGCTCGACGTCCTGGCCCGTACGCCGCTGTCGGCGGCCCTGGCCGACGGCGTCACCGCCGTACGGGAGAGGATCTCCGCCGGTCTCGGCGGCGAGCCCCGGCTCGGCGCCACCGGCATCGAGGTGGTGGCCGTACGCGTCATCGCCCTGCGCCCCGAACCCGAGGTCGAACGGGCGCTGCGCACCCCGGCCCGTGAGCAGATCCAGCAGGAGGCCGACCGCGCGACCTACGAGCGCCGTGCCGTCGCCGTGGAGCGGGAACGGGCCATCGCCGAGAACGAGCTCGCCAGCCGGATCGAGCTGGCCCGCAGGGAGGAGCGGCTCGTCGAGCAGAAGGGCACCAACGCCCGGCGGGAGGCGGAGGAGAGCGCCGCGGCCGACGCCGTACGCGCCGAGGCGGAAGCCGCCCGCACGGTACGGATCGCCAAGGCCGAGGCCACGGCGGCCCGCGAGGTCGGCGAGGCGCGCGCCGGGGCCCAGGCCGCCTGGCTGCGCGTGCACGCCGAGACCGACCCGGCGACGCTGCACGCGCTGGCCGTCACCCGCCTCGCGGAGAACCTGCCGCGCGTCGACAGCATCACCCTCTCCCCCGACGTCCTCACCGGACTGCTCGCCCGGCTGGGCGGGCCGGGAACGGCCACGGGGACGGGAACGGGGACGGGGACGGCGTGA
- a CDS encoding DUF488 domain-containing protein, with product MVTITVRRVYDDPRPDDGTRVLVDRLWPRGVSKERAAVEEWLKEVAPSGELRTWYHKDASRYGEFDARYRQELEQGPAAEALDRLLALARGGPLTLVTSVKHVEGSHLPTLVDVLEKAAQTPPSP from the coding sequence ATGGTCACCATCACCGTGCGCAGGGTCTACGACGATCCCCGACCCGACGACGGCACCCGCGTCCTCGTCGACAGGCTCTGGCCCAGAGGGGTCTCCAAGGAGCGGGCGGCGGTCGAGGAATGGCTCAAGGAGGTGGCCCCTTCCGGTGAGTTGCGCACCTGGTACCACAAGGACGCCTCCCGGTACGGGGAGTTCGACGCGCGCTACCGCCAGGAGCTCGAACAGGGCCCGGCCGCGGAAGCCCTGGACCGGCTGCTCGCCCTCGCACGCGGCGGGCCGCTCACCCTCGTCACCTCGGTGAAGCACGTCGAGGGCAGTCATCTCCCGACACTCGTCGACGTGCTGGAGAAGGCGGCTCAGACGCCGCCGAGCCCGTAG
- a CDS encoding amidohydrolase family protein, producing the protein MRIVDAHHHVWDLSVRDQDWIGPELAAIRRDFLLPELCAETAAAGVQATVLVQTVPVAQETPEFLALAAAGGPVAGVVGWTDLTAPDVAGALAALRELPGGERLVGIRHPVQGEPDPGWLLRDDVRRGLSAVAEAGLVYDLLVLPHQLDAAVRTAAAHPGLTFVLDHLGKPPIATGGREPWGSAVRALAALPNTVCKLSGMVTEADWTSWTVDGLRPYADTVLEAFGPARTMYGSDWPVCRLASSYAGVLACARTLTEHLAKDEQAQVFAGTADRVYGLGGV; encoded by the coding sequence ATGCGGATCGTCGACGCCCATCACCATGTGTGGGACCTGTCCGTGCGCGACCAGGACTGGATCGGCCCGGAACTCGCCGCGATCCGGCGGGACTTCCTCCTTCCCGAGCTGTGTGCCGAGACGGCGGCCGCCGGGGTGCAGGCGACGGTCCTCGTCCAGACGGTGCCGGTGGCGCAGGAGACTCCCGAGTTCCTCGCTCTCGCCGCCGCCGGCGGTCCGGTCGCGGGTGTGGTCGGCTGGACGGATCTGACCGCGCCGGACGTCGCCGGCGCCCTGGCCGCGCTGCGTGAACTTCCCGGCGGGGAACGGCTCGTCGGCATCCGGCATCCGGTGCAGGGCGAGCCGGACCCCGGCTGGCTGCTCCGGGACGACGTACGGCGCGGGCTGTCCGCGGTCGCGGAGGCCGGGCTGGTGTACGACCTGCTGGTCCTGCCGCATCAGCTGGACGCGGCGGTGCGGACGGCCGCCGCCCACCCCGGGCTGACGTTCGTCCTCGACCATCTGGGCAAGCCGCCGATCGCGACCGGCGGGCGGGAGCCGTGGGGGTCCGCGGTGCGCGCGCTGGCGGCGCTGCCGAACACCGTCTGCAAGCTGTCCGGGATGGTCACCGAGGCGGACTGGACGTCCTGGACGGTGGACGGTCTACGGCCGTACGCGGACACGGTGCTGGAGGCGTTCGGGCCGGCCCGGACGATGTACGGCTCCGACTGGCCGGTGTGCCGGCTGGCTTCCTCGTACGCCGGCGTACTGGCCTGCGCACGCACGCTGACCGAGCACCTGGCGAAGGACGAGCAGGCCCAGGTGTTCGCCGGGACGGCCGACCGCGTCTACGGGCTCGGCGGCGTCTGA
- a CDS encoding L-rhamnose mutarotase, whose product MRVALHTRVRADRVGEYEAAHREVPAELRAAIRAAGASSWTIWRSGTDLFHVIDCADYARLLAELEGLPVNIAWQARMAELLDVVHDYSAEGAGAGLPVVWEL is encoded by the coding sequence ATGAGAGTCGCTCTGCACACGAGGGTCCGCGCCGACCGGGTCGGGGAGTACGAGGCGGCGCACCGGGAGGTGCCCGCGGAGCTGCGGGCGGCGATCCGTGCCGCCGGGGCCTCCTCGTGGACGATCTGGCGCAGCGGCACCGACCTGTTCCATGTCATCGACTGCGCGGACTATGCCCGGCTGCTGGCCGAACTGGAGGGCCTGCCGGTGAACATCGCGTGGCAGGCGCGGATGGCGGAGCTGCTGGACGTGGTGCACGACTACTCCGCCGAGGGCGCCGGGGCCGGGCTCCCGGTCGTCTGGGAGCTGTGA
- a CDS encoding aldo/keto reductase yields the protein MLSTELGRSGCPVTGLSFGAAGIGNLYRAVPEETAAAAVDAAWDAGVRYFDTAPHYGLGLSERRLGAALRDRPRDGFTLSTKVGRILEPVERHGDGAADGLADDLAHGFATPATHRRRWDFSADGVRRSIEDSLGRLGLDRIDIVYLHDPDDHGEQAFREAYPALERLRAEGTVRAIGAGMNQAGMLTRFLRDTDADVVLCAGRFTLLDQRAAQQLLPLAAARGRSVVIGGVFNSGLLADPKPGAAYDYRPADARVLERALRVKAVTERHGVPLRAAALAFPFRHPAVASVLVGACSPYEIEDAAAMLAVPVPEELWTELEEEGLVQPV from the coding sequence ATGCTCAGCACCGAACTGGGGCGCAGCGGCTGTCCGGTGACCGGGCTGTCCTTCGGGGCGGCCGGTATCGGCAATCTCTACAGGGCCGTGCCCGAGGAGACGGCGGCGGCCGCCGTCGATGCCGCCTGGGACGCGGGCGTGCGCTACTTCGACACGGCCCCGCACTACGGTCTCGGGCTGTCCGAGCGGCGGCTGGGGGCCGCGCTGCGGGACCGGCCGCGGGACGGGTTCACCCTGTCCACGAAGGTGGGGCGGATCCTGGAACCCGTCGAACGGCACGGCGACGGCGCCGCCGACGGCCTCGCCGACGACCTCGCCCACGGCTTCGCGACGCCCGCTACGCACCGCCGCCGCTGGGACTTCAGCGCGGACGGGGTGCGGCGCAGCATCGAGGACAGCCTGGGGCGGCTCGGTCTGGACCGGATCGACATCGTCTATCTCCACGACCCCGACGACCACGGCGAGCAGGCGTTCCGCGAGGCCTATCCGGCGCTGGAGCGACTGCGCGCGGAGGGCACCGTACGGGCGATCGGCGCCGGCATGAACCAGGCCGGGATGCTCACGCGCTTCCTCCGCGACACGGACGCCGATGTGGTGCTGTGCGCGGGCCGGTTCACCCTGCTCGACCAGCGCGCCGCCCAGCAGTTGCTGCCGCTGGCCGCGGCGCGCGGCCGCAGCGTCGTCATCGGCGGTGTGTTCAACTCGGGCCTGCTGGCGGACCCGAAGCCCGGCGCCGCCTACGACTACCGGCCCGCGGACGCGCGGGTGCTGGAACGGGCGCTGCGCGTGAAGGCCGTGACCGAACGGCACGGGGTCCCGCTGCGGGCCGCGGCGCTGGCCTTCCCGTTCCGGCATCCGGCGGTGGCGAGCGTGCTCGTGGGGGCGTGTTCCCCGTACGAGATCGAGGACGCGGCGGCGATGCTGGCCGTTCCCGTACCCGAGGAGCTGTGGACGGAGCTGGAGGAGGAAGGGCTGGTGCAGCCGGTATGA